From the genome of Xylocopilactobacillus apis:
AAAGCAGTGCTTATACAACTTGGCATCAAATTAATTGGCATGGAAGTTTCGAAAATTATATGACTCGTCTCCCTCTTTACATTAAAGAACATGGAAAATTACCTGAAGACATTAATTATATCAAGGCCATGACTAATGATGATCAAAAAGTTCTTGATCAGATCGAAAAGAAAATTCCATTATCATTTTATAATAAATTAACTGTTATTCGTTCTTCCAGACATAATATAGAGTATTTGAATAAACAATCATCAAAAGGGAATGCAATGGCTGCTCTGGCCAAAAAATTAAACATTGAAATTGAAGAAACAATGGCAATCGGTGATCAACTAAATGATCTATCAATGATTAATCAAGCCGGTATTGGAGTTGCAATGGGAAATGCAATTTCTATCATTAAACAAGCTGCTGAAGTTGAAACTAATGATAATAACCATGACGGAGTCGCTCATGCAATTGAAAAATATGGACTACATAGATGAAAAGCTGGAAATTTGTTAAAAATGCTACCCATTTCTTTTTCCAAAAAGGAAAAACATTTTTAATTTTATTTTTAACTCTCCATATTTTGATTAACTTTTTTATAATTCCTGCTCTCGCTTTAACTGCGCAAGGAATACTTTGGATCAATAAAATTCCTTATCTAGGTTACGACAATTTCACTTCAATAGTCACCAAAAATCCGCTGGCTGTTTTGGAACTAATTGCTCTGCTAATCATCATTTTGATGTTAGTTTATTTACAATTTGCTTTTGTTTTTATTGGAATTGATCAATTGCGACAAGATTATGATCAAACCATTTGGGAAATACTTAAGAAAAGCTGGAGCAAAATTCATAATCTTAAATTTTCAAGTTTCCCTTTTTTTATTTGTTACCTAATCATAGTTGTGCCTTTATCTAATATTTTATTGGGCTCCCCACTGCTTGACAAAGTTAAAATACCTACATTTATCGAGGATTTCTTTTTAAGCAATGGGTGGATGACATTTATTTATCTTGCTTTCATTTTAATAATTACCTTTTTGGCAATTCGCTTAATTCAAGTGTTACCATTAATTTTTATCAAAAATAACCAAATTACAGAAGCTATTAAAAACAGCTGGCACAATACTGGACCTCGATTTTGGAAAATTATTGTGCGTTTTATATTGGTGATTTTAATAGCTTCTCTAGTTAAATTCGCAGTAATTGGTTTTATTGTCTCTTTTCAGCGGCTTCTTGATCTAATGCTTGAAAAAAATATTGCTTTTTATTTTGCAATTGGGAATCTTTCTTTAATTAAAATTATTCAATTATTACTTGGAATTTGGGCCTCAGCTCTTAGCGCTTTAATAGTCGTTGTGGACTTTTATCAAGACGAGAAAATTACAAATTCCTCACTTTATAAAAATACAGAAATACATTTCAAAAAAAAATTAGGAAAAGGCAGTTATACGATTTCTGCCTTAATAATTCTAATAATTTCAATTGTTAATTTTAGAAATTATGCACTTTTTATTAACAATCACGACAACACAAAAATTTTAGAAATATCTCACCGTGGGGTTGACGGAAATAACGGTGTTCAAAACACAATTCCCGTTCTTAAAAAAACTGCTAAATTAAAACCCGATTATGTTGAAATGGACATTCACGAAACGAAAGATCATCAATTTATTGTAATGCATGACGCCAATTTAAAGCAATTAACTGGCCTTAACAAAGAGCCTTATCAATTAACTCTAAAACAATTAACGAAGCTAAAAGTACGAGAAAATGGACAAAGTGCGCCAATGGCTAGTTTTGACGATTATTATCAAACGGCTCGTAAAATTCACCAACATTTACTGATTGAAATTAAGACGACTCCTCATGACAGCAAAAATATGTTAGACATTTTTTTAAAAAAGTATGGAAGAATAATTGTTAATAATCATGATCGAGTTCATTCACTAGACTATCGAATAGTTGATGGAATCAAACAGAAAGCTCCTAAAATTTTCGTTAGTTATATTATGCCTTACAACCTAATCTTTCCTAACACAAAAGCGAACGCCTACACGATGGAAGAAGCAACGCTCGATGAAAGTTTTATTTTCGGAGCAAAAAATGAGAACAAACAGGTTTACGCCTGGACTGTCGATGATCCAGATGACATGGACCGCATGCAGTTTATCGGAGTTAACGGAATTATAACCAATGAACTGTCCAAACTTAAAAAAAGCATTAAAACCAATAACAAACGTACAACTTACGCGCACAGAATTTGGCTTTATGCGAAGGAAAATTCTATTTTCGACTTTTCAACGATAGAAAATTAGGGTTATCTATATAGCATAAATAACAACTTCAATTTTTTTACAATATAGTAGACTACTTTTCATTTACCAAAAGCCATTTTTTGCGCTCAATTCCGCCAGCGTATCCCCCAATATTACCGTTAGAATTAATGACTCGATGACAGGGAATAATAAGCGCGATTTTGTTAGTACTATTTGCTCTTGCAACCGCTCTGCTGGCATTTTTATTGCCGATTCTAACTGCTAATTCTTGATATGAAATTGTCTCACCTGTGGGAATTTTTTGAAGCTCTTGCCAAACTTTAATTTGAAAATTAGTTCCCGTCATTTTAATTGGAACTGTAAAAATTGATTTACCTGTGGAAAAGTATTCATTTAATTCATGTTCCAGTTCATTAACTATTGAAATTTTTCGAGGTAAAATTTTTGCTTTAAGTCGTTTTTTAAAGTTATGGATTTCACTCTCAAGCCCTTTTCGATCAACAAACTCTAGTAAATAAACCGCATGGTTGTCAGTAATAACGATCATTGGGCCCAACTTAGTTTTAAGTATTGAATAAAATAAGGGAGTAAAATTTTTATTGCTTATTTCTTCTACTAACTTAGTCAATAGATCAATCTTTTTAGCAGCACCTGTCTCATTCATTTTATTTTCCCTTTTTATATAAAAAACAAAAGAGCTGCATTTTACAGCCCCTTTTGAATATTTTTATTTACTTAAATCTAGTCCTTCTAGTGGCGGTAATGGTGCTCCGGCTTTATAAACTTCAACTAGTGCTTCTGGAATCACTAATTCTTTTAACCGATCCTTAACATTTAAATTAATTTGATCAATCTGATCGTTAATAATTTTATTAGTAAACTCTGGATCACTTAATGCTACGACTCCCATTGCAACTATATCACCATAATTTAAAGCATCTAATGCATCATCCGGCGTTTTAACTGAACCAGAAACAATCATTGCTTCTCTTTTGGCAATTTTCTCTTTAATAAGAGCATTAACGGGCTTGGTTTGGTTCCCTTTTAATGCATAGGCTTTATAGGCATCTTTACCAAAATTACCACCGCCATACGTTGAAGTATGAAGATAATCAATATCTAAATCTGATAATTTATCAACTAATTTAAGAGTATCATCAATCGTATAACCAACATTTTCTCCGTGGATTTCTTCAGGTGAAAGACGATATCCGACAATAAAATCGGGTTTTAATTTTCTGGCGACTGAAATAACTTCTTTAGTTACTTCGATCGGGAAATTCATCCGTTTTTCTAAGCTGCCGCCCCAAAAATCTGTTCGTCGATTAGAATATTCAGAGAAAAATTGCTGAATTAAATAATGATTGGCTCCATGGATTTCAACCCCGTCAAAACCAGCTTTAATTAAGCGCTCAGTTGCCTTGCCGAAATCAGTAATAATTTGTTTAATTTGTCCATCTGTGAGTTCTTTAACCGGATAATTCAAAAAAGGAAAATCAATTGCACTAGGGGCATAAGCATTTCCAGTTTCGGCATATCCGACCGATGCTTCACGACCCGGATGCTGAAGCTGAACAATCGCTTTATTTCCGTGTTCTTTCATAACACTTGCTAACTTACTAAAAGGTTCAATTGCTTCATCATTTTCAATTGATAGTTGATGAGGTCCACATTTAGTATGAGGCTGAAAAGTTGTCGCACCTGTAATTAAAATTTGTCCCACTTCATTACGTAATTTAAAATAGTCTAAATCTAACTGAGATGGAGTTCCGTCATCATTTGAAGCAAAAACCAACATCGGACACATTCCTAATCGATCAGTCAAAGTTACTCCATTATTTAATCTAAGTTCTTCAAAAAGCGGCTGATATTTTTCTTGCATTGTTTCCTCCATCCAATTTTTATATTTTCAACTTAATTATAAATCATTCAGCTTATAAAAAAGCGCTTTTATTGAAATAGATTTTAAAACATAAAAATCGCTTTAATTTTGAAATTTTAAACCTTAAAATAGTCATTGAAACAATGAAAATATTAAAAAAAACTTTTACTGACAAATTACTATTGATCAGCTTAGCAGTAGCTGTTATTACTCTTATTGTAGGTCGCCCTCGTAATAGTGATATTGATTGGCGAACGATCGGATCTTTGTTTGCTCTGATGATTATGGTCCAATCATTTCAATTTTTGGGGGTCTTTCAATTTATTGCTGATAATTTAACTTATAAAATTGTGAATACACGACTCCTCATTCAAATTTTAATTTTAATTGCTTTTTTTAGTTCAATGATTTTGACCAATGATGTCGCAATAATCACTTTAATTCCTTTACTGAAAATCAGCATTAAACAAACTAAAGTTGCCCCGGAATTACCAGTTATTTTGCTTTGCCTCGCTGCTAATTTAGGAAGTATCCTTTTACCGATTGGTAATCCTCAAAATCTATTTTTATTTGTCCACTACAATTTATCCTTTATAAACTTTCTCAAAATGGCATTACCAATCTGTCTATTAAGTTTTATCCTCCTTGAGTCTTTAACTTATCTCATTAAGCCTCAACCACTCGTTCAACAGAAATTAGGATTAAATAAATTAAATTCTAAAAAAGTCTGGATTGCAGGAATCAGTTCATTAATTGTTTTATTAAGCATCCTTAAATTAATTCCTTTAACAATTGGAATTCTGATTGCTATTATCAGTGCTTTAATAATTTCCCCGCAAATATTTGGAAATGTTGATTATTCGCTTTTATTGACATTTATTTGTTTTTTCGTTGCCGTAAGTAATATTAGTCATGCTGATATTCTCGTTAATTCATTAAAATCGATTGGAAATAATGCCATTGAAGTCTATTTTTCAAGTATTGGATTAAGTCAATTTTTAAGTAATGTCCCAACTGCTATTTTATTCGCACCATTTACTAAAAAGTCTTATGCTTTATTTTTAGGTACCAACATTGGAGGTCTTGGAACTTTAGTTGCATCACTTGCCAATCTTCTTGCTTATAAACAATACAAACTTAATTTCAAGCGTCAAAATAAACATTACCTTATTAAATTTACAGGATTGAATGTTTTAATGCTCTTAATCCTTGGATTTTTAGGTTGCCTATTAATTATTTTGTACTAAAAAACGAGCCATAGAGACTCGTTTTAAATTAATCTAAATCTTCGCCATTGGAAGCAATCACCTTTTTATACCAATAAAAGGAATCTTTTTTATAGCGTTTCAAACTTCCATTACCTTCATCATCTTGATCGACGTAGATAAAGCCGTAACGTTTTGACATCTCAGAAGTTGAAAAACTAATTAAATCAATTGGGCCCCATGTGGTATAACCCATCAATTTAACACCATCTTTAATTGCTTCTCTCATTTGTTCAATGTGTTTGCGCAAGTATGCAATTCGATAAGTATCATGGACCTTATGATCAAGTGTCATTTTATCTTCAGCACCAAGACCATTCTCAACTATGAATAACGGAACTCGATAGCGATCCCAAAACTCGTTTAATGTAATCCTAAGACCAATCGGATCAATCTGCCAACCCCAATCACTTGTTTCAAGATATGGATTTTTTTCGCTTCCTGCAACAAAATTACCAGTAAACTTTTCAACATGTTCACTTGCAGTAGTGATACTTGTCATATAATAACTGAAGCCAAGATAATCAACCTTACCTGCCATAATAATTTTCTCATCATCCGGCTCCATCTTAATTTCAATTCCATTTTCTTTAAAATAACGATTCATATATTCCGGATATGCACCTCGAACTTGCACGTCAGTAAAGAACAGATTCAACTGATCTTGTAATTGTGCTGCTCGAACATCTGATGGATTAGATGATTTCGGATACGTCTGCATTCGAGCTAGCATACAGCCAATTTTAGCTTCGGGATCAATTTCATGACATTGCTTAACAGCCATTGCACTTGCAACAAATTGATGATGAACAGCTTGATAACGTAATTGTCCTTGTTCAGTTAGAGATAATTCATTGTCGACAGCACCAGTTCCAGTATAACCGCCAATAATGGCATTAATCTCATTAAAAGTCATCCAGTATTTTACAACTCCACGATAACGATTAAAAAGAACTTTTGTATAACGAGTAAAATCTTCAATAGTTTTTCGACTTGCCCAACCATTTTGCTGGACAGTTAAATTTAAAGGCATTTCATAGTGAGAAATTGTTACTACAGGTTCAATTCCATACTTATGACATTCTTTAAAAACATTATCATAAAACTTTAGTCCAGCTTCATTCGGTTCAGCATCATTACCATTAGGAAAAATTCGAGCCCAGGCGATTGAAATTCGAAACACTTTAAATCCCATTTCAGCAAATAATTTAATATCTTCCTTGTAATGGTGATAGAAATCAATTCCACGCCTCTTAGGATACATTTCATCAGTCTGATCAGCAATTGCTTCTTCGATACTGCTTTTTGAAACATCATTCATCGAAAGTACTAAATGATTTTGGGCCTTTTTTACTGCTTCGGCCGTTGTTAATCCTTTGCCGTCAACGTTCCAAGCACCTTCTATTTGATTAGCAGCCGTCGCTCCTCCCCATAAGAAACCTTTAGGAAATCCCGTCGGCACATCTTTTGAATACATTACTTAATATCCTTCCATTCCTTTTTTCCTGCAATAAAATACTTCAAAGAACCTATTGAACTAGTTAAAGTAAACTTTCCATCTTTATAAACTAATATTGTCACACCATCATTTTTAATTGGTGCTCCTTTATATAATTGCTATCAATGAGCTTGTAATTCCCAATACTCTTCTTACTTTATGTTTCATCATTTTCCCTATAAATTGGGTGTTTTTTAACTACTCCAAGTCCAAAAGTAAATCTTTTTGTTTTACTTCGCCTTTAGCCATCACATTAACTTCATCGTAGTTCTTACTGTTAGTAATAACGATTGGCGTCGTAATTTGTAAACCTGCATCCTTAATTGTTTGAATATCAAACTTAACTAGTATCTGACCAGCTTTTACATGTTCATCTTTTTTAACTAAAATTTCAAAACCTTTACCATCTAATTGAACTGTATCCATTCCAATATGAATTAGAATTTCAGCTCCGTTATCGGTTAAAAGTCCAACTGCATGTCCAGTTGGAAATACCATCTGAATCGTACCATCGGCAGGTGCCACAACAACCCCTTCAGTCGGCTCGATTGCAATACCAGCACCCATTGCACCAGATGAGAAGACTTCATCTTTAACATCTTTTAGAGAAATGACTTGTCCTGTCAAAGGGCTAAGAATTGTTTCTGCCCTACTTTGAGGAGTAGAACTAACCTGATTTTTACTCTCTGATTTAACTCCTGCGGTTGATGCAGCAACTGCAGGTTGTTTACTATCATTGATGCCTCCCCACATTATTGTGAATACTGTTGCTAAAATAAATGCTAAAACATCACCGATTAAAGAAATACCAAATCCTTTACTGATAAATGTCGGAATTGTTAACACACTAACTAATCCAACTGAATTTGCATGAACTCCTGAAGCCGCTACGATGGCTCCTCCTATTCCTCCTGCAATTGCTGCACAGTAGAATGGTTTTTTCATTTTCAAAGTAATCCCGTAAACGGTTGGTTCAGTAATCCCAAAGATTGAAGTAATTGTATTAGAACCAGCTAAACCTTTCATTTTTTCGTCTTTGGTTTTTAAGAAAACCGCAAACGCTGCCCCTGCTTGGGCTAAAACAGCTGGCAAAAGAATTGGAACCAAAGGATCATAGCCCCATTTTGTCAAATTGTTCATCATAACCGGTACAAAGGCCCAATGAACACCAAATATTACGAAGACTTCCCAGAAACCGCCTAAAACAAGTCCAGAAATAATTCGAACATTCTTATAAAGCATTAAAACAAGACCTGCTAAAGCGTTACTTATTGCTGTACTGATTGGTCCAACAACGATAAAAGTTAAAGGAACTAAAATCATTAACACGCAAAGCGGTGTCAAAATATTACGGACCGATTCGTGCCATAATTTATTAAACAGCGGTTCTAAATACTTTTGCAAAAATACCACTAACAAAATTGGAATAACGGTACTCGTATAAGTTGTTGCTACAATTGGAATTCCAAAAAAATTTATTTGATTATGACTGCTTGTTAATGCAACCATCGTCGGATAAACCAATGCCATTGCAATTGAGACTGTAACAAATTGATTTACTTTTAGCTGTCTTGCAGAAGTAAAAGCTAAAATTATTGGTAAGAAATAAAAAATTCCGTCCGCTGCTGCATACCAAACCTGATAAGCTCCTGTATTAGGTGTCATCCAATGTAAAACGACAAATAGCGATAACAAACCCTTTAAAATTCCGGCTCCTGCCATGGCACCAAGAAATGGCGTAAATGAACCAGAAATGAAACCAATAAAGGAATCAAATGCGCCCTTTGCTGTTAATTTCTTTTTTTCAGTTGGGGCTGATTCTTCATCAACTGATCCCAAACGAGGGTCAAGAGCAACTAGTGCATCATAAACCTCGCCGACGTTATTACCAATTACGACTTGGTATTGTCCGCCCGCTTGTACAACAGTTACAACACCATCTAAAGCTTCAATTGCTTCAGTATTTGCTTTGCTTTCATCTTTTAAAATAAATCTTAGTCTTGTTGCGCAATGCCAGGCAGTATCAATATTTGTATCGCCTCCAACATTGTCAAAAATTTGTTTGCTTAATTCTTCGTAAGCCATTTTTTCCTCCTAAAATATAAAAACCCGCCATTGCTAAATACTAGAATTAAAATAATTCTAGAAAATAACAATTAACGGGTTAATGCCTGATCGAATCAGTAACACACCAATGTGATGATTATTCACTTATATGGCGATGAGTAACACGCCAAATATGTAAAGTTAGATAAACTTTTTCATCCGGCTGCAGCTGCCAGCCTGTTTTATTTTGTAAAAAATCTCCGATCCGTTCAACAGTTTTGTAAGCATGGGGATACTTAGCAATCATTAATTTTAAAATAGCTGGATCTAAATCATCGCTTTGCCCTTCAGCTTTTCTTAAATGCTGAATCATAAAAGAACGTAAATGAGTAATAAAGCGATTAAAGTTAAACGAATCACTATCTAAATTAATGCCGTATTCATATTGAACAATTTCAACTACTTGCTCAATTAGTTTAGTAATCTTAATGGTATCGTGAAGTCCTGGAGCATCAGATCTTAAATTCAAGAAATGATATGTGATAAAAACTACTTCACCGCTAGAAAGCTTCAGCTTAGACATTTTTTCAATCAACCTAACCGCTTTTTGGGCTGCCTCGTATTCTTGAGGAAATAATTTTTTAACACTCCAGCGAGTTGTTCCGTCTGCTAAATCTAAAGCGG
Proteins encoded in this window:
- a CDS encoding Cof-type HAD-IIB family hydrolase, which produces MTKLICIDLDGTLLNDLLQITDYTKNVITEARNAGIKIVITSGRPLTGVYSIIDRLDLNSEDYVITYNGGLIQKVDGTTIQQFSLPYSSVLEIDLFNRNLGTYVEFQTESSAYTTWHQINWHGSFENYMTRLPLYIKEHGKLPEDINYIKAMTNDDQKVLDQIEKKIPLSFYNKLTVIRSSRHNIEYLNKQSSKGNAMAALAKKLNIEIEETMAIGDQLNDLSMINQAGIGVAMGNAISIIKQAAEVETNDNNHDGVAHAIEKYGLHR
- a CDS encoding glycerophosphodiester phosphodiesterase, which encodes MKSWKFVKNATHFFFQKGKTFLILFLTLHILINFFIIPALALTAQGILWINKIPYLGYDNFTSIVTKNPLAVLELIALLIIILMLVYLQFAFVFIGIDQLRQDYDQTIWEILKKSWSKIHNLKFSSFPFFICYLIIVVPLSNILLGSPLLDKVKIPTFIEDFFLSNGWMTFIYLAFILIITFLAIRLIQVLPLIFIKNNQITEAIKNSWHNTGPRFWKIIVRFILVILIASLVKFAVIGFIVSFQRLLDLMLEKNIAFYFAIGNLSLIKIIQLLLGIWASALSALIVVVDFYQDEKITNSSLYKNTEIHFKKKLGKGSYTISALIILIISIVNFRNYALFINNHDNTKILEISHRGVDGNNGVQNTIPVLKKTAKLKPDYVEMDIHETKDHQFIVMHDANLKQLTGLNKEPYQLTLKQLTKLKVRENGQSAPMASFDDYYQTARKIHQHLLIEIKTTPHDSKNMLDIFLKKYGRIIVNNHDRVHSLDYRIVDGIKQKAPKIFVSYIMPYNLIFPNTKANAYTMEEATLDESFIFGAKNENKQVYAWTVDDPDDMDRMQFIGVNGIITNELSKLKKSIKTNNKRTTYAHRIWLYAKENSIFDFSTIEN
- a CDS encoding methylated-DNA--[protein]-cysteine S-methyltransferase yields the protein MNETGAAKKIDLLTKLVEEISNKNFTPLFYSILKTKLGPMIVITDNHAVYLLEFVDRKGLESEIHNFKKRLKAKILPRKISIVNELEHELNEYFSTGKSIFTVPIKMTGTNFQIKVWQELQKIPTGETISYQELAVRIGNKNASRAVARANSTNKIALIIPCHRVINSNGNIGGYAGGIERKKWLLVNEK
- a CDS encoding SLC13 family permease, with product MKILKKTFTDKLLLISLAVAVITLIVGRPRNSDIDWRTIGSLFALMIMVQSFQFLGVFQFIADNLTYKIVNTRLLIQILILIAFFSSMILTNDVAIITLIPLLKISIKQTKVAPELPVILLCLAANLGSILLPIGNPQNLFLFVHYNLSFINFLKMALPICLLSFILLESLTYLIKPQPLVQQKLGLNKLNSKKVWIAGISSLIVLLSILKLIPLTIGILIAIISALIISPQIFGNVDYSLLLTFICFFVAVSNISHADILVNSLKSIGNNAIEVYFSSIGLSQFLSNVPTAILFAPFTKKSYALFLGTNIGGLGTLVASLANLLAYKQYKLNFKRQNKHYLIKFTGLNVLMLLILGFLGCLLIILY
- a CDS encoding glycoside hydrolase family 1 protein; its protein translation is MYSKDVPTGFPKGFLWGGATAANQIEGAWNVDGKGLTTAEAVKKAQNHLVLSMNDVSKSSIEEAIADQTDEMYPKRRGIDFYHHYKEDIKLFAEMGFKVFRISIAWARIFPNGNDAEPNEAGLKFYDNVFKECHKYGIEPVVTISHYEMPLNLTVQQNGWASRKTIEDFTRYTKVLFNRYRGVVKYWMTFNEINAIIGGYTGTGAVDNELSLTEQGQLRYQAVHHQFVASAMAVKQCHEIDPEAKIGCMLARMQTYPKSSNPSDVRAAQLQDQLNLFFTDVQVRGAYPEYMNRYFKENGIEIKMEPDDEKIIMAGKVDYLGFSYYMTSITTASEHVEKFTGNFVAGSEKNPYLETSDWGWQIDPIGLRITLNEFWDRYRVPLFIVENGLGAEDKMTLDHKVHDTYRIAYLRKHIEQMREAIKDGVKLMGYTTWGPIDLISFSTSEMSKRYGFIYVDQDDEGNGSLKRYKKDSFYWYKKVIASNGEDLD
- a CDS encoding beta-glucoside-specific PTS transporter subunit IIABC, with translation MAYEELSKQIFDNVGGDTNIDTAWHCATRLRFILKDESKANTEAIEALDGVVTVVQAGGQYQVVIGNNVGEVYDALVALDPRLGSVDEESAPTEKKKLTAKGAFDSFIGFISGSFTPFLGAMAGAGILKGLLSLFVVLHWMTPNTGAYQVWYAAADGIFYFLPIILAFTSARQLKVNQFVTVSIAMALVYPTMVALTSSHNQINFFGIPIVATTYTSTVIPILLVVFLQKYLEPLFNKLWHESVRNILTPLCVLMILVPLTFIVVGPISTAISNALAGLVLMLYKNVRIISGLVLGGFWEVFVIFGVHWAFVPVMMNNLTKWGYDPLVPILLPAVLAQAGAAFAVFLKTKDEKMKGLAGSNTITSIFGITEPTVYGITLKMKKPFYCAAIAGGIGGAIVAASGVHANSVGLVSVLTIPTFISKGFGISLIGDVLAFILATVFTIMWGGINDSKQPAVAASTAGVKSESKNQVSSTPQSRAETILSPLTGQVISLKDVKDEVFSSGAMGAGIAIEPTEGVVVAPADGTIQMVFPTGHAVGLLTDNGAEILIHIGMDTVQLDGKGFEILVKKDEHVKAGQILVKFDIQTIKDAGLQITTPIVITNSKNYDEVNVMAKGEVKQKDLLLDLE
- a CDS encoding PRD domain-containing protein gives rise to the protein MIFVKNFNNNIALVKDQNNTEWVVIGNGIGFGKKPGDQVDQSKISRRFVAADEDSSVLDTLSDISDQTVLITNEVVKMVEPILNAKFNSYQYLVLADHIEFTIQRAGTALDLADGTTRWSVKKLFPQEYEAAQKAVRLIEKMSKLKLSSGEVVFITYHFLNLRSDAPGLHDTIKITKLIEQVVEIVQYEYGINLDSDSFNFNRFITHLRSFMIQHLRKAEGQSDDLDPAILKLMIAKYPHAYKTVERIGDFLQNKTGWQLQPDEKVYLTLHIWRVTHRHISE